TAACTCATTATTGTACAAACTGGAAAAAGTTTCGTCTCCGCACTGTCCATTCTGCCCCGCAATACATCAAACTGTTACACACCTGTTTGTTGAATGTGCGCAAGCGTCAATCTTTTGGTCTGAATTTCAAAATTGGATTTTGCAATTATGCAACCTTCAGTTAGATCtgtccccccctcccccccaaaaaaagttATATATGGAATTATTCGCCAATTGAGTCCACCATGTTTAGCTCTCAATCATCTCATAATACTCAgaaagtattttctttatgttaatGCACTAAATAACGATAAATCATCTCTTATTGATTTCAAAGGATTAGTGCAGGATAAGATAGAACTAGAAAAATCCATAGCAGTTACCTCGGGAcaacaaaaacttttctttgcTAAATGGCAGAACTTTACACATATTCTTGTTGATTGTACATAAGGGTGTTTTCCGTCAATGTACCGCATTTTAATTTTGGTTGTATTCAGTAACCTTTgcagtttttgtttgtattgtatACTGTGCAATATTATAGCGATTGTAAGTActtgcaacttttgttttgtatcttattttttctttctacttCGCATTGTTTTGTATGGTTGTTTGGAAAGTACAAATACAAGTAGTTTCTCAAAGGACTTCGAGGGCCAAACTGAGTGGAGGAAGACATTTTGCAAGAGATGTTAGGGAGTTTTAGTTCTTGGGAAAACAAGGCTAAGTAGGTATCTCAGTTTTGGTGAGTCGTTTACAGCATAGCCAGGAATATTCTACGCGAGTTTTTCTGGAAattgtatgaaaaaaaaactaaatgagTTGTTTTACAAAATCGTCTTCTTAAGACACATATTTAATTACCTTGATAAAGAATGTTAAATGGCAACATAAAGGCCTGCCTCCCGctctcctcccccccccccccccccctccacccaATGGAAATTAAATGGCAACATATAGAGAGTCTCGTATGCCCGCTAAAAGTACTAGAATTTCTCGCCATTGCATGTTAAAATTGACAGAGTTTAGGAATCTGCTGGCACGAAATGTCAATTCATTAGATTTTTACGTTTTGCTTGCATGAAGTTTACTTAGACCCCATTTACACGGGCTACAAAATCGGCACAACATGCCGCATGGCACTTTTGGCACCGTGATGACCATTCTAAGGAATGGCACACCATAGTTTCGACGGCTAAACGAAGCGGTCCCAAATGAATTGTGGCTCTAGTGCACAAAAATGTTTGGGGTGCCGATAATACCCACCTGGAGGTAGGGTAATCGAGTCACTGCCGATATTAATATCCGTATCAAGTTCGGGCATTTTGTCATAAATTCATCCCTGGTACATGTGTAATTGTCACAAAAATGGCGTCAAACACGTTCTCGTATACGTAGGCCAAAGAAAAACCTGAAGACTGGAATAAGCTGACCCGATGAGATACAGAAGTCAGAAGGAAGTCAGCGCTTAGCACTCAGGAGCAGCGCGGTGCCTTGTTGTATCTCGCCGCGTTATTTCACCCTCAATCTCGTTCAAAATGAATTGAAATGTGTCTCTGGTAATTCGGAAATTCACATAACACTGTTGTTCATCAAACTGCGCGTCTGCCATTTAAAATCAGGCCTGAATACTTGGTTTCATCCACAAGCTTCTCTGTCGAAATCTCTAACAGGCCACATGCGTCTTACTGACGAAAAAAGGGTCTCTTCCACTCTTTTTCTAATGCGTTTTTCTTGGACATCTTGATATGTTTCCTCCTTGAATCGAAGGCGACAATAACGTTTTTAACGTTGTGACTACTATTAACGTTTCCTCCTTGAATCGAAGGCGACTATTCCTTGATGTCTATCCGCCATTTCAATGATCCCTTGATGTCTATCCAATTCCTCTCGGCTCCAATTATTTTAATTGGAACCGAGAAGAATTGCGCAGCCGGAGAGAAAATCTATAGGTGTTGGTTGGGTAAATGGGTTTTGCCCTAAAGGGTTTGAGTACGATGCTAAAAATATGGTGCGCCGTGCCGATTTTTCAGCGCGTGTAAACGGCGATTTAGTAACAGATGCAGTCTTTCAAGACTTTGACTATAAACTGAATGCATTATCCCATACCATTATGTTCTCGTTTCATAGTTGCCTGTCCCGTTGGGACGTTTTATGACAAGGAAACTCTCAAGTGCAAGGCCTGCTGTCCCGGCTCGTACCAAGACCGAGAAGGACAGACCAGTTGTCTGTTTTACTATGGgcaaggaaagagaaaatagCTACTGACTGACTTTTAGTCAGACGACTCTAATGTGGATGGTAGAGCTTTGGAAGTCAACATTAATATCAAACTGATTTGTCCAAATTTATCTTCAAAACTTAAATTTAAAAgatcaaaattgaaatttaacgACACCTAACGATACGCTTTTAACCTTAAGATGTAGCGAAACTATCACTTGTATTGTCGCTTATGTTGTTTTAAGCTGCTCAAAGGCATTTGTATGTTATTTGAAATACTGCTAGGCCGGTAAAGTTGTAATACATATCAGAGCATTTTTGAAGTATGGAAACAACGCCTCTAATTTGCAGGGTTTCTCTCGCTCCCGAAACATTGAATAGTACGTTGTTGTATTGGATCACCGATGCATCAGATGACTTAGTTCCAAATACCAATAAAAGTTTAATAAGTCTGGTTTTCTCTTGTTCTATTGAACTGTAAAACGGCGCTTGCAGACTTCAAGACGCATGATCAATTGCGAAAAGTTGAACACATCATAAAATGTGTAGTGGgataatttttcatttaattgcTAGCATGCAAAAAATACTTGGCGTGAAAAAAAGATGCGTGGAGAACCAATAAATTCTCTTTTGAAATAAGGTAGAAGGTAGAAGACTGCAATCGATTGAAAATTGGCTGATTGTCATTAGTTATTCACGCGCTTCTTTTCTCAGAAAACAATACGATTCTCGTACGTTTTCATATCACTTTATTTGTAATGCTCAAAAGCAGATACAAATACCCTCATATGCCTTGTCTACTCTACTTTAAAACGCTGGCTTGATGGGGGAATGGAATGCCTGAATATTCTTCATTTAGCGCAGAGCACCCTAGCAAAGGGATGCGTATAGGAATCTTTAATATACGCTTTGCTGGCAAAGCGAATGGATCTTCCTGCTTCCAGCTCATTGACTGCACGAATCACCACGCCATTATTAGGTACCCCGCTACGCCAGCTCCTAACTGCCGGTGTGATGTCGAACTCCACGAAGCCTCCTGGGCGCAAGGGAAAGATTGTAACCGGATTCCATTCTTGCGGGACTGCCTCTGCGTCGGTTCCATCCAAACCTAACCACGGAGAAGCCCAGTTAGCCCCAATGTAGCGCCTGGAGCTGGTGGCTTCTGTCTCACGCCAGTCTTTCTTCACCAAGTGCACCTGCATATAGCGGGGAATGAAAGGAGTGAAAGTAATGGAGTGCCAGCTAGCCTTGTGCGCGTACACATAGTACAAGTACATCTTGGCGGATTTAATTTTGGCTGACGGACAGGCGCTTGGAAGGGCTTCAAACTTTACCAGAGAACGCTTGTTGGGATACTGCGGGAGCTTCGAAACAATAAGGTACTCCAAATAATTGAAATTGGTTGATGAGCGTTCCAGCGTCACATCTGCTACTGCAGCAAGCGTGTACAGCGTACCCGCTCCCGTGTTATAAGTTGTTACACCCTGTGTTACAGGAACGAACAACGCCACCAACAGAATAGCTTTCGCCCCAATCGCCATGCTGCGGAAAAAACAGAATTATTTTACTTATTTGTTAATTGCTGTAATGCACAGAAAGGTAATAATATCCACGTGAAGTCCTTTAGAAAGGAATAATTAGTTAGTGCTGACAGTATTTTAATttagtgtcccctattagtgGGCCTTCCATGGCCAGCTGGAAGACCTGACGctgaaataaagttcatcatcacaTCATAAGGTGGTAGGAAGTGTGGGAATGAGGATGTTCAACAGTTTCAAAAATTCTTCCTGAAATCGACGAAACCGAAGCAGAACGCGAGAGAGATGATATCCATATTGCCCAACCGAATGAAAAAAATAGGCTCGAAGTTAAAGTAGAGGCAGACAATTGCGGAAGAGTTTGTCTTCTTCTCCGACTTCTCTCGCAAATTTGAAGTTTCCACGGAAAAACACCgaaaaaatttttaaagaaaaaaattacaacctCACGCAACAATCATCggcaaaaatactatttcgagtCTTAAGGAGCACATGAACCGAGACAGACAACCAACCTACTAGAATTTCATAACAATTTTGgacatttttaatttcacagtCTTTGCCTCCGAAACTGTGTTGTAAAAAAGAGAGTTGTCTTACCGGATAACACATCGGAATTCCGACGCAGTTTCAAAACATGTTGTAAGGTTTTCGTAATCCGATctgtaatttttccttttctgaaTTTTCGGTGGCCTTTAGCCTTCTTCGTCCGAGCTGAAGCTTTTCCTTCGGAGCCGCTAGACAGCTATTTATTTTCAGAGTGCCCCGGAACTGCACAATGCCAACTTTCCGAAATTAAGACACTCACCTGTGTGAATCTCTCAATGAACGTAGAAATTTCGCGACAAGGAAAGAGCTTTCTCTTTGTACTTAGCTAGGTTCCACGCTAGTTCACTGTGGACGGATTTCAAGAAGTAGAGTCGAACAAACATCTGAACTGAACACGAAAATGAGCTTCCATATCATGACAGGTTGCTTTATTCCTTTTCTAAAGGACTTCACATATATATTTTGTGATCTAAAATAAAGCTGTCCTTGATCTGCCTGGAAAATTTTGAACTGCGATGAAATGATTTCACTTCCCCTCGGAAACAGTAGGGCAAACATTTTATTTAGAGGAGAGTATTTAGTTAAACGCGAGCGCCTCTTGTATGCAAATATTGAACCGCTTAATTTAATGTTTACATTTTGCTCAGCTGAGAGAAATCAAAGCAATCCACAAATATatccttttcattgttttttttttttttttcaactcatTATACTAGCTGTGTAACATAGATATCTGTCGTAAAATCGCAAGGCGATTTGTACCgcttatttaaaacaaaattaaaacgcTTGTTCGCTGGGGGCACGTTTGCCTCCAGCAATCTCACTAAATTGTCTGACTTCGTAGAACCATATTGTCGTATTTTACTGTGTATTACTCTCAAACCTGCCATTTTATGAAATTCTAAGGAGTAGCCTAACCGCATGGTTAGCCTTAGTGAAACTTCTCTCGGCCTACGGGTAACCTAAATAGCGTTTCTGTCAATCTGAACAAGTTTGCGATTTAATCCTAAGTAGACACTGGCGACATTGGCTTGCTCTCAATAATTGTGCTGGTGTTGGTTTAGGTAAATCATTGAAAGCGAACCACTCAAGAGTCGGCGCTTTTAGCCTAACAGCGTATCAAGTTAAAAAAACTTTTAAGCGTTTTACTAACAACTACAGTGATTCATGTCTTGATTGACGGACGTTACTGCCTCAGTGCTTTTGAACAATCACATTAAGTGacagaaatatttaattttgaCACCACTGCGTGATCTTTGACGCTATTTTATATTTACGAAAAAACAATGATGACCACGAAAAGCAATGAAAGATTTGTTGAATCCTTCATGTGGTTCTCGTAATACCGCTCTTGAAAGGTCCTTCTATCTTCCTGAACTGCTCTGTTATAACGCCGATAAAATGCAAAGCAGGTTTCTCTGTGTTTACTTACCAGTGGTACATCATTTCATGAACGCATTCAGCTTTACCGAATTCTTGATTAAAGCTGAAGCTGCATATTATTCAACGTAATGTCgtgttaaatttattttccGACCTACTCTGCAATCTACAGTCCCacacataattgttgggacacttcTAGCTCTTCCTTTCCTCTCAAAGTTGGTGTGAAAGATTTTGTGACTGAACtgcgataaacaacattgagaggggcagGGAACGCACGAGGAGGGAACAGAAGATGTTGACATGAGGTGACCCAACTATTTATGTCTGAGACTGTCTTTGAGAAGGAATGTAAAGAATTTGAGTAGGTGTTAACAGATTGCGACATAGAAATGTGCTTGGGTCACAAGTAACGCACTTAATATATAGGGCACTTTGTGACTTCTTAAGTTTGGGGATAttctatttactgggttgccgtaggcAACCCAGTCTAAAAATGGAgggcatttgttcggtgttattattttttttcttccgtgtcggtaaaagtcttgcctgtcactcccttggtaagtggtatcttcgtgcatagagccttttgcgcgtactttcttaggatcgagagcgtagtggaactgcgtagatttctctggtggacacagtagaataattaacttagcctgcaatggcgtcgaaagtcatgtaacgcgaatggcgttttactggatccttaaacaagtcagttggataaactacgcaggcggtgaaaaccaacacctggaatctcaaaagcgacgagtaatggacttcgacaacaatctgtcgcccgtcgagcagaaatcaaagtgagctgcatttctaaaataatatttaccaagtgtgctgttatgtagaacactgaaaccaaatggaaaattctcaggtaacttatgggttcaataAAGACacagaacgaatcgaacaccttaagtggatctgtgatcaactctgcacagtcttcaggtaatgtgacagccaagaatgatttgaaagaaagcttgtcgtctattttgtgcttcattattcaaggaaacggttcttcatggaaacggtttgatcctgaaattttagtctgttgtaatattgcgcatatttgactcGATTGAGtatttctcttcacgcacgcaataatagcaaatatgttgtttgtttcaaaaaattgttcgctggaaaaggtggcctttatgaattcatcatgttttatgatatgtgtgctggatagtttttatggcaatagtaaagcattttcttgttattaaaggaaaatgttcttcaggaaagggtttgaacctgaagtacatggtaatttgacacgattgagtttcttgtcttcacgcacgcaatgaaataggaagaggttttcgcctctaagagcaaatatattgtttgtttcaaaaattgttcgctggaaaaggtggcctttatgaattcatcatgttttataatatgcgagcttaactgaaTAGTTTTTATAGCAATAgcaaagcattttcgtgtcaaaacgaggttagcgtttttgtgttgtgctaacttaattaaatataaatatacattctgcgtcgtgagtttgttattctcgttaaacAGCAacggaaagtcattgcaacgcgaatggcgttttagtgcatcttatgttgtttgtttcaataaaatgtttcgctggaaaaggattctgtgatgaTTTCTGCCTCTGTGAATTATagtatcatgttgtgtattgaattttcgagcttaaggttgaaacgtgatacgggaggatatttttagtataactctgtaagcaggaaaggtttcatgaaaataaacaggtctgttggaagcgtgcttgagtttcaacaaaatgagccccaaaatcagcaaaaaattgtgacgccggtgaataataaagtagctgctatttccaaaatgatggaattacctggtgataaataacctcgtcttggagagtaaatttttgactttgcagaaacaatggtgggtgattgtgatctttgtttttaattcgctcatttattgtcaaactttataacacttgacagaaaaagaaacttacgaaaacccggtatcttgccatcatttgacacagatgcttcactgtttggcaagtaaacatgccgcggtaacttactagtaatcacggcgcccgctgaattccggcgatgtcactttcgattttgcgatttatttgtgcagccaaaacgtacaataacaaaattgaacgtagcaaaaatctcccaaaatgtttgtcgctgatcgtaactgtttatattctatattcacggttcaaaattaatgttgttttcatgtcgtaaatatgttattctcgagcgaccgtcctggaaactt
The genomic region above belongs to Montipora capricornis isolate CH-2021 chromosome 8, ASM3666992v2, whole genome shotgun sequence and contains:
- the LOC138059765 gene encoding uncharacterized protein isoform X3 is translated as MAIGAKAILLVALFVPVTQGVTTYNTGAGTLYTLAAVADVTLERSSTNFNYLEYLIVSKLPQYPNKRSLVKFEALPSACPSAKIKSAKMYLYYVYAHKASWHSITFTPFIPRYMQVHLVKKDWRETEATSSRRYIGANWASPWLGLDGTDAEAVPQEWNPVTIFPLRPGGFVEFDITPAVRSWRSGVPNNGVVIRAVNELEAGRSIRFASKAYIKDSYTHPFARVLCAK
- the LOC138059765 gene encoding uncharacterized protein isoform X1, coding for MHFKNGISDMAIGAKAILLVALFVPVTQGVTTYNTGAGTLYTLAAVADVTLERSSTNFNYLEYLIVSKLPQYPNKRSLVKFEALPSACPSAKIKSAKMYLYYVYAHKASWHSITFTPFIPRYMQVHLVKKDWRETEATSSRRYIGANWASPWLGLDGTDAEAVPQEWNPVTIFPLRPGGFVEFDITPAVRSWRSGVPNNGVVIRAVNELEAGRSIRFASKAYIKDSYTHPFARVLCAK
- the LOC138059765 gene encoding uncharacterized protein isoform X2, producing MWMIKQLTFMAIGAKAILLVALFVPVTQGVTTYNTGAGTLYTLAAVADVTLERSSTNFNYLEYLIVSKLPQYPNKRSLVKFEALPSACPSAKIKSAKMYLYYVYAHKASWHSITFTPFIPRYMQVHLVKKDWRETEATSSRRYIGANWASPWLGLDGTDAEAVPQEWNPVTIFPLRPGGFVEFDITPAVRSWRSGVPNNGVVIRAVNELEAGRSIRFASKAYIKDSYTHPFARVLCAK